The Coffea eugenioides isolate CCC68of unplaced genomic scaffold, Ceug_1.0 ScVebR1_499;HRSCAF=1187, whole genome shotgun sequence genome has a segment encoding these proteins:
- the LOC113758417 gene encoding NAC domain-containing protein 2-like: MRFGVRGFLIDAHRYRSDSLHNVNGWYFFTYLTNKYPKGSRPSRSCGDGGFWKPTGKDKKIYYNGNTVGYRKSLDFLLGPGEKTAWKMHEYRIHANNPKSDPVLCRLYMNIRRKNKDESEGDTVELMRENLDQCFTVNEAPMQNEDNDLAVGNISSAGSTNNQCMEYITSTLDTGGDAISNQVIYDLSSFQFPDHPFQDFQGYTNSHGGLEAITQEFTEPFHLSRGTMIPSDLNMEDVSKYAIGGTDLSDLAWQIMSI; encoded by the exons ATGAGATTTGGGGTTAGAGGGTTTCTCATTGATGCAC ATAGATACAGATCGGATAGCCTTCATAACGTGAACGGATGGTACTTCTTCACCTATTTGACGAACAAATACCCCAAAGGCAGCCGTCCCTCTCGATCATGTGGAGATGGTGGATTTTGGAAACCCACCGGCAAAGACAAGAAGATTTATTACAATGGCAATACCGTCGGATACAGGAAGTCACTAGATTTCTTACTTGGGCCTGGTGAAAAAACGGCTTGGAAGATGCATGAATATAGAATTCATGCAAATAACCCCAAG TCGGATCCAGTTTTATGTAGATTGTATATGAACATAAGACGCAAAAACAAAGATGAAAGTGAAGGTGACACAGTAGAATTGATGAGGGAAAATCTTGACCAGTGTTTTACAGTGAATGAAGCTCCCATGCAGAATGAGGACAATGATTTGGCGGTTGGCAATATTTCCTCTGCTGGTTCTACAAACAATCAATGTATGGAGTATATTACCAGCACTCTAGACACAGGAGGTGATGCCATTTCAAACCAGGTTATCTATGATCTTTCTAGTTTCCAATTTCCTGATCATCCATTTCAAGATTTCCAAGGATACACTAATTCTCATGGTGGGCTCGAAGCAATTACTCAAGAGTTCACTGAACCGTTCCATTTATCAAGGGGTACCATGATCCCCTCTGATTTGAATATGGAGGATGTTTCGAAGTATGCTATTGGTGGTACTGATTTGTCCGACTTAGCATGGCAAATTATGTCAATATGA